In Eucalyptus grandis isolate ANBG69807.140 chromosome 4, ASM1654582v1, whole genome shotgun sequence, the following proteins share a genomic window:
- the LOC104441100 gene encoding LOW QUALITY PROTEIN: vesicle-associated protein 4-2 (The sequence of the model RefSeq protein was modified relative to this genomic sequence to represent the inferred CDS: inserted 1 base in 1 codon; deleted 1 base in 1 codon) has product MAVVEQKPSSDQGKVWGFFKLPFRSSGAAQNSSSSASAVSHLXGHHLPGGPQVEGSDGHHGSSSVSSVAKSLLPTRRRLKLDPSTKLYFPYEPGKQVRSAIKIKNISKSFVAFKFQTTAPKSCFMRPPGAILAPGESIIATVFKFVEHPENNEKPMNQKSRVKFKIMCLKVKGMMEYVPELFDEQKDQVVVERILRVIFLDPERPCPALEKLKRQLVEADAAVEAKKKPPEDAGPKIIGEGLVIDEWKERRERYLARQQVEGVDSV; this is encoded by the exons ATGGCAGTGGTGGAGCAGAAGCCGAGTTCCGATCAGGGCAAGGTCTGGGGCTTCTTCAAGCTGCCGTTCCGGAGCTCGGGGGCAGCGCAGAACAGCTCGTCGTCGGCGTCCGCGGTCTCGCACC GGGGTCACCACCTCCCCGGCGGGCCCCAGGTCGAGGGATCGGATGGGCATCACGGGTCGAGCTCGGTGTCGTCCGTGGCGAAGTCGCTGCTCCCGACGCGGCGGAGGTTGAAGCTTGATCCGTCCACGAAGCTCTACTTCCCAT ATGAACCTGGCAAGCAAGTTAGGAGTGCCATCAAGATTAAAAACATCAGCAAATCTTTTGTGGCTTTCAAG TTTCAAACAACTGCACCTAAAAGCTGTTTCATGCGTCCTCCTGGGGCAATCCTTGCTCCTGGTGAAAGTATCATAGCAACAG TGTTCAAGTTTGTGGAGCATCCAGAGAACAATGAAAAACCGATGAATCAGAAGAGTAGGGTCAAGTTCAAGATTATGTGTCTGAAGGTGAAAGGAATGATGGAATATGTACCTGAACTG TTTGATGAGCAGAAGGATCAAGTGGTGGTAGAGCGCATACTGCGGGTTATTTTTCTAGACCCCGAGCGTCCTTGTCCA GCTCTAGAAAAGCTGAAGCGCCAGTTGGTTGAAGCTGATGCTGCCGTGgaggca aaaaagaaacctCCAGAAGATGCGGGTCCAAAGATCATTGGAGAAGGGCTCGTCATTGATGAATGG aaggagagaagggaaagaTATCTTGCGCGACAGCAGGTGGAAGGGGTGGACTCGGTGTAA